In the Phaseolus vulgaris cultivar G19833 chromosome 7, P. vulgaris v2.0, whole genome shotgun sequence genome, one interval contains:
- the LOC137827929 gene encoding uncharacterized protein, which yields MTSSFIAAQPWPNRSLHCCVAFTAATVHRGYCSPRTVHHGYCSPPLLFITVMAEITEIVNPIGDRSQTAGELQNVHSAYRLNGKNYLKWSQLIRTILKGKGKVSHLTDMAPDEQDAKFKSWDEEDSMIMAWLWNSMVPEISDTCMFLKSAKEIWEAVEQTYSKAKDAAQIYDVKVKTVAAKQGNKSVTEYANQLKSLWMELDHYRVIKAKCSEDSAILKEYIEQDRVYDFLVGLNPEYDQVRIQILGKEKVPRLNEVVAIIRSEESRRGLMLETPTTESSAMKAEGGTAMLTNQKKSGFSNIEKKQEEVWCTYCNKPRHTREKCWKLHGKPPSREWGQKGGPPKREGQRQAHIVNGQGEEFVQLNHEEIERVRSFLSKLEKPSGMCSLTYSGQKLREDDWTC from the exons ATGACGAGCT ccttcattgctgcacaACCTTGGCCTAATcgcagccttcattgctgtgtAGCCTTCACCGCGGCTACTGTTCACCGCGGTTACTGTTCACCACGCACTGTTCATCACGGTTACTGTTCACCGCCGTTACTGTTCATCACTGTGATGGCTGAGATCACTGAGATCGTGAATCCTATTGGGGACAGATCCCAAACTGCTGGAGAATTGCAGAATGTTCATTCTGCTTATAGATTAAATGGAAAAAATTATCTCAAATGGTCTCAACTCATTAGAACCATCTtgaaaggaaaaggaaaggtCAGTCACCTGACTGATATGGCCCCTGATGAACAGGATGCCAAGTTCAAATCATGGGATGAAGAAGACTCCATGATCATGGCATGGCTGTGGAATTCAATGGTCCCAGAAATCAGTGATACCTGCATGTTCCTTAAATCAGCAAAGGAAATTTGGGAGGCAGTAGAACAAACCTATTCTAAGGCCAAGGATGCTGCTCAAATATATGATGTAAAAGTGAAAACCGTGGCTGCCAAGCAGGGAAACAAATCTGTTACAGAATATGCCAATCAACTCAAGTCCCTATGGATGGAATTGGATCACTACCGAGTTATAAAAGCAAAATGTTCAGAAGACTCAGCAATCCTTAAGGAGTATATTGAACAAGATAGAGTCTATGATTTCTTGGTAGGCCTGAATCCTGAATATGATCAGGTTCGAATCCAAATCTTGGGAAAAGAGAAGGTCCCAAGGCTTAATGAAGTGGTAGCTATTATTCGAAGTGAAGAAAGCAGGAGAGGACTGATGTTGGAGACCCCAACTACTGAAAGCTCAGCAATGAAAGCTGAAGGAGGAACAGCCATGCTAACTAACCAGAAGAAAAGCGGGTTTTCCAATATAGAGAAAAAACAGGAGGAAGTCTGGTGTACCTACTGCAACAAGCCGCGCCACACAAGGGAAAAGTGCTGGAAATTACATGGAAAACCCCCAAGCAGAGAATGGGGCCAGAAAGGAGGCCCTCCAAAAAGGGAAGGACAAAGACAAGCACACATTGTTAATGGACAAGGAGAAGAATTTGTCCAGCTGAATCATGAAGAGATAGAAAGGGTAAGGTCCTTCCTTAGTAAATTGGAGAAGCCCTCAGGTATGTGCTCCTTAACATATTCTG GACAAAAACTCAGGGAGGACGATTGGACATGCTAG